In the genome of Candidatus Omnitrophota bacterium, one region contains:
- a CDS encoding glycosyltransferase family 2 protein: MNKDKISLIIPVHNEVDIIEQVVRNYYDQVISKIPGSEFIVAEDGSTDGTKEVLARLAKQLPIKLVTSNDRKGYAKAVWDAFKLPKNDIIFFSDSDGQHSPADFWKMIPFIDDFDLITGYKFPRLDGHMRCRISNGMNTIVGLLFGIRMHDINCGFRVMRKKVLDSVLEGRIISDFISTEFLVRAHHKGYRVVEVPVKHYKRPYGDSRWLSTNKLPGIIAKLLSDFMKLKIEFILSSFRKEKR, from the coding sequence GTGAATAAAGATAAGATTTCTTTGATAATTCCGGTGCATAATGAAGTAGATATCATTGAGCAGGTAGTGCGTAATTACTATGATCAGGTAATAAGTAAAATACCCGGATCAGAGTTTATTGTAGCTGAAGATGGCAGCACTGATGGGACAAAAGAGGTTCTTGCGCGGCTTGCTAAGCAGCTGCCCATTAAGCTGGTGACAAGCAATGACCGCAAGGGCTACGCTAAAGCAGTTTGGGATGCTTTTAAGCTGCCTAAGAATGATATAATTTTCTTCAGTGATTCCGATGGGCAACATAGCCCGGCTGATTTCTGGAAAATGATCCCCTTTATTGATGATTTTGATCTAATTACCGGATATAAATTCCCGCGCCTGGATGGGCATATGCGTTGCCGTATCTCAAACGGCATGAATACCATTGTGGGGTTGTTGTTTGGCATAAGAATGCATGATATAAATTGTGGTTTTAGGGTTATGCGTAAAAAAGTCTTGGATAGCGTTTTGGAGGGGAGAATAATTTCAGATTTTATTTCTACGGAGTTTTTAGTGCGCGCACATCATAAAGGATACCGCGTGGTTGAGGTTCCGGTGAAACACTACAAAAGGCCATATGGAGATTCGCGTTGGCTTTCTACAAATAAGCTTCCGGGGATTATAGCCAAACTTTTATCGGATTTCATGAAATTAAAAATAGAATTTATTTTGTCCAGTTTTAGGAAGGAAAAGAGATGA
- a CDS encoding FAD-dependent oxidoreductase — protein sequence MIGILGGGLSAVSLQHFLFPKSQILEKDNALGGLCRSFKKDGFSYDLGGHILFSKDKAVLGLIKRILGNNIHAQRRNNKIFYKGRFVKYPFENGLGILDKEDVYDCLMGVLRNNYPKPKDFFSWMYYNFGDGITEKYLLPYNNKIWKFALDKMSLDWVGRLPRPPIDDIVKSALGIETEGYLHQLNFFYPRHGGIQSLISAFAGGKQDCICGFNIKKISRRRKEWLVSDGKNIRPYNKIVITFAVAEALRMMENVPLRVMQAAKDLRYNCLRVVLIGIKNRSLLDKSAIYIPDKDILAHRVCFMGYFSQNNVPLGNSSLVAEVTAKPGSGLAKVSNSLLIEKIVKNLSCIGIIDKKDIVTTDIKNLPYGYVIHDRDRQKNMKIIRSFFDSLGIKLLGRFAEFEYINMDQVVARSRSLASKMNLRKL from the coding sequence ATGATTGGTATATTGGGCGGAGGTTTGAGCGCGGTTAGCCTGCAGCATTTTCTATTCCCTAAGAGTCAGATTCTTGAAAAAGATAATGCCTTAGGAGGGCTTTGCCGAAGTTTTAAAAAAGACGGATTTAGCTATGATTTAGGCGGGCATATCTTGTTTTCAAAAGACAAGGCTGTTCTTGGCTTAATTAAACGCATATTGGGCAATAATATTCATGCGCAAAGGCGTAATAACAAAATATTCTATAAGGGGCGTTTTGTAAAATATCCCTTTGAGAATGGCCTTGGTATTTTAGATAAGGAAGATGTCTATGATTGTTTGATGGGAGTCTTAAGGAATAATTATCCCAAGCCAAAAGATTTCTTCAGTTGGATGTATTATAACTTCGGAGATGGTATAACCGAAAAGTATCTTTTGCCTTATAATAACAAAATCTGGAAGTTTGCGCTTGATAAGATGTCTTTAGATTGGGTAGGCCGCCTGCCGCGTCCCCCGATAGATGATATAGTAAAATCCGCGCTTGGCATAGAAACAGAAGGGTATCTGCATCAGCTTAATTTCTTTTATCCCAGGCATGGGGGAATACAGTCTTTGATCAGCGCCTTTGCAGGCGGCAAGCAAGATTGCATTTGTGGTTTTAATATTAAGAAAATCTCTAGGAGAAGAAAAGAGTGGCTTGTTTCTGATGGTAAAAATATAAGGCCATATAACAAGATTGTTATTACTTTTGCGGTTGCTGAAGCTTTGAGGATGATGGAAAATGTGCCTTTGCGCGTTATGCAGGCGGCAAAGGATTTGCGTTATAACTGTTTGCGCGTTGTATTAATCGGCATAAAGAACAGATCTTTATTAGATAAAAGCGCTATTTATATTCCGGATAAAGATATTTTAGCGCATCGGGTATGTTTTATGGGGTATTTTAGCCAGAATAATGTTCCGTTGGGTAATTCCTCTCTTGTGGCTGAAGTTACCGCAAAGCCGGGAAGCGGCCTGGCAAAGGTTTCAAATAGCCTGCTAATAGAGAAAATAGTTAAAAATCTATCCTGTATAGGTATAATAGACAAGAAGGATATTGTAACCACGGACATTAAGAACCTGCCTTACGGGTATGTTATACATGATCGCGATCGCCAGAAGAATATGAAAATCATAAGAAGTTTTTTTGATTCTTTAGGAATAAAATTGCTGGGCAGGTTTGCGGAATTTGAATATATTAATATGGACCAGGTTGTTGCGCGAAGCAGATCATTAGCTTCAAAGATGAATTTGAGAAAGTTATGA
- a CDS encoding thiamine pyrophosphate-binding protein, which translates to MPKVKLSDYIFDYLSSKRIKDVFMVSGGGAMHLVDSVGRNHKLKYYCFHHEQAASMAAEGYKRASGKMPLVLVTSGPGGTNTITGVIGQWLDSVSCVYISGQVKFSTTIASCPELKLRQLGDQEINIIDIVKPITKYAFLIKDPHSIRYHLQKALYLAQEARPGPVWLDIPLDVQSALIDTDKLKSFKPPKKTSGSLLKKQVAKLVEMLMAAKSPVILAGQGIKISGSRGIFNSVINKLRIPVLTSLCAVDLLPEKNAFYAGRPGTIGTRFGNFVLQNADLLISVGTRNNIRQTGYNWGCFAKRSKKIFVDIDSAELKKPTVKADLTICADAGCFLVELKKQISKVLLPDWSSWLSWAKDRRKMYPVVMKDYRCKDKPVNPYCFIQDLTANLGNNDVLVTGNGTASVVCYQAGIVSGKQRFVSNSGCASMGYDLPASIGASISLGKTPVVCLAGDGSLQMNIQELQTLVHYKLPVKVFVLNNNGYISIRQTQDNFFNSRYVGSSKESGVSCPDILKVAKAYGLATERINSHKDMARKIKDILSSKKAFVCEVAVSDKQPFAPKVSSVKNSDGSIVSSSLENMAPFLSKKELEGNIYDARE; encoded by the coding sequence ATGCCCAAAGTAAAATTAAGCGACTATATTTTTGATTATTTATCCAGTAAACGGATAAAAGATGTTTTTATGGTTTCCGGCGGCGGGGCAATGCATCTTGTGGATTCTGTGGGAAGAAATCATAAGCTTAAATATTATTGTTTCCACCATGAGCAGGCAGCTAGCATGGCCGCTGAAGGATATAAGCGAGCTTCCGGTAAAATGCCTTTAGTATTGGTGACTAGCGGACCAGGTGGGACAAATACTATTACCGGGGTAATTGGGCAGTGGTTAGACTCTGTAAGTTGTGTTTATATATCCGGGCAGGTCAAGTTTTCTACCACAATAGCCTCTTGCCCCGAATTGAAGTTGCGTCAGCTGGGAGATCAGGAAATAAATATTATCGATATAGTAAAGCCGATAACTAAATACGCGTTTTTAATAAAAGACCCCCATAGCATACGTTATCATTTGCAAAAGGCATTGTATTTAGCGCAAGAAGCACGTCCGGGACCGGTGTGGCTGGATATACCTCTTGATGTGCAGTCCGCATTAATCGATACAGATAAGTTAAAAAGTTTTAAGCCGCCCAAGAAAACTTCCGGTTCTTTGTTAAAAAAACAGGTAGCTAAGCTTGTAGAGATGCTAATGGCTGCAAAATCCCCTGTTATATTGGCCGGACAAGGGATTAAAATAAGCGGTTCTCGGGGAATTTTTAACAGTGTCATTAACAAATTAAGAATTCCAGTTTTAACAAGCCTTTGCGCAGTTGATCTGTTGCCAGAAAAAAATGCCTTTTATGCCGGCAGGCCCGGCACTATCGGGACCAGATTCGGTAATTTTGTTTTGCAAAATGCGGATCTTTTGATTTCTGTCGGAACGCGCAATAATATTCGTCAGACAGGCTATAACTGGGGATGTTTTGCCAAGAGGTCAAAGAAAATCTTTGTCGATATAGATAGCGCAGAATTAAAAAAGCCCACAGTTAAAGCGGATTTAACAATTTGCGCCGACGCGGGATGTTTTCTGGTGGAATTAAAAAAGCAGATTTCCAAAGTTTTATTGCCGGATTGGTCATCTTGGCTGTCTTGGGCTAAAGACAGGCGGAAGATGTATCCTGTAGTTATGAAGGACTATCGCTGTAAAGATAAACCGGTAAACCCATATTGCTTTATTCAGGATTTGACGGCGAATCTAGGCAACAATGATGTTCTGGTTACGGGTAACGGCACTGCTTCGGTTGTTTGCTATCAGGCCGGAATAGTAAGCGGCAAACAAAGGTTTGTTTCGAATTCCGGATGCGCTTCTATGGGCTATGATTTACCAGCCAGTATTGGGGCGAGTATTTCCTTAGGGAAAACTCCGGTTGTATGTTTAGCGGGAGACGGAAGCCTGCAGATGAACATCCAAGAATTGCAAACTTTAGTCCATTATAAATTGCCAGTCAAGGTTTTTGTTTTAAATAACAATGGCTATATTTCCATACGCCAGACGCAAGATAATTTTTTTAACAGCCGTTATGTAGGTTCAAGCAAGGAAAGCGGGGTATCTTGTCCTGATATTCTAAAGGTGGCCAAGGCGTATGGCTTAGCTACTGAGCGTATTAATAGCCATAAGGATATGGCGCGCAAGATAAAGGATATTTTATCCTCTAAGAAAGCGTTTGTGTGCGAAGTGGCGGTTTCAGACAAACAGCCTTTTGCCCCAAAGGTTTCTTCCGTCAAGAACAGCGACGGAAGCATCGTTTCCTCTTCTTTGGAAAACATGGCGCCATTTTTATCAAAAAAAGAGCTGGAAGGGAATATCTATGATGCGCGGGAATAA
- a CDS encoding glycosyltransferase family 2 protein: MKKISVITGVLNEEEIVRDVYEQIKNIFKDLASDYEYEHIFLDNASTDRTLEILKGIAANDKNVKVLSYSKNFGSIKSEMTGYRHATGDAVITFEGSLKDPAELIPEFIRQWEQGYQVVYGVRNKTSDNLIMGLLRKIFYIGINAISEEKLQVNVGTYRLIDRKVVNELVKLDDYKPYIRGLIASIGFKQKGISYKRKARLKGKSKSNLFYLIDFAINGLVSYSILPIRFCTYIGFLMAVFSFLFAIVYLVLKVFFWPVQIPAVAGLLLFVLIVSGVQLFFLGVIGEYVGAIHSQVRKKPFVIIREKINF, translated from the coding sequence ATGAAAAAGATAAGCGTTATAACCGGGGTTTTAAATGAAGAAGAGATTGTCCGAGATGTATACGAACAAATAAAGAATATTTTTAAGGATTTGGCCAGCGATTATGAATATGAGCATATTTTTCTGGATAACGCTAGCACAGACAGGACGCTTGAAATCTTGAAGGGCATTGCCGCAAACGACAAAAATGTAAAGGTTTTAAGCTACTCTAAGAATTTTGGTTCGATTAAATCAGAGATGACCGGTTACCGCCACGCAACAGGGGATGCGGTTATTACCTTTGAGGGAAGTTTAAAGGACCCGGCAGAACTAATTCCGGAGTTTATACGCCAGTGGGAACAGGGGTATCAGGTTGTTTACGGCGTGCGCAACAAGACAAGCGATAATTTGATTATGGGGTTGTTGCGTAAGATTTTTTATATCGGAATTAATGCCATTTCTGAGGAGAAATTACAGGTTAATGTCGGAACCTACCGGCTTATTGACCGCAAGGTGGTTAATGAATTAGTTAAGCTGGACGATTATAAGCCTTATATCAGGGGGCTTATTGCTTCTATAGGATTTAAGCAAAAAGGCATAAGTTATAAACGAAAAGCCAGATTAAAAGGAAAATCCAAGAGTAATTTATTTTATCTGATCGATTTTGCTATTAATGGACTGGTTAGTTACTCTATCCTGCCGATTAGGTTTTGCACTTACATAGGTTTTCTTATGGCAGTGTTTAGTTTTCTTTTCGCGATAGTATACCTTGTCCTAAAAGTTTTCTTTTGGCCGGTACAGATACCGGCGGTGGCGGGGCTATTGTTATTTGTGCTTATTGTCTCTGGGGTACAGTTATTTTTCCTAGGGGTTATTGGGGAATATGTGGGGGCGATTCATTCGCAGGTGCGTAAGAAGCCTTTTGTGATCATAAGGGAAAAAATAAACTTTTAA
- the rfbH gene encoding lipopolysaccharide biosynthesis protein RfbH, which yields MMRGNNSKSRKNVLSAVKDFYFRNLKSEEFVPGKTRVPYGKRVYDEKELINLVDSSLDFWLTAGRYAEAFERKFSRFIGADNCMLVNSGSSANLLAISALTSFLLGKRRLNRGDEVITTACCFPTTVNAIIQNNLVPVFVDIELGTYNIDWAKIERAISPKTKAIFLAHTLGNPFNIKEVKRIANKYNLWFVEDSCDALGSKYNNKMTGSFSDIATFSFYPSHQITTGEGGAVITNNPVLKKALLSLRDWGRDCWCDTGKDGTCKKRFSLKMGRLPFGYDHKYIYSHIGYNMKITDMQAAVGLAQLEKLNDFIIRRRNNFNRLFAFFKKYEDCFILPKAQACSLPSWFGFPLLVRQEAGFNRDAMVKFLEDRLISTRMLFCGNILRQPAYQNIKHRLAGNLENTDIAMNNLFWIGVYPGINEKMLDYIKRCFIDFIAQTKGRE from the coding sequence ATGATGCGCGGGAATAATAGCAAATCAAGAAAGAATGTCTTATCCGCGGTAAAAGATTTCTACTTTAGAAATCTAAAGAGTGAAGAATTTGTCCCTGGGAAAACCAGGGTCCCTTACGGGAAAAGGGTTTATGATGAAAAAGAGCTTATCAATTTAGTTGATTCCTCTTTGGATTTCTGGCTTACTGCAGGCAGATACGCCGAAGCATTTGAGCGCAAATTTTCTCGGTTCATCGGGGCGGATAATTGTATGCTGGTAAATTCCGGTTCTTCAGCAAATCTTTTGGCAATTAGCGCGTTAACATCTTTTCTGTTGGGTAAGCGCAGGCTTAATAGAGGCGATGAAGTTATAACAACTGCCTGCTGTTTTCCCACAACTGTAAACGCTATTATACAAAATAATCTTGTCCCGGTTTTTGTGGATATAGAATTAGGCACATATAATATTGATTGGGCCAAAATTGAAAGGGCAATTTCCCCTAAGACCAAGGCGATCTTTTTAGCGCATACCTTGGGCAATCCTTTTAATATTAAAGAAGTCAAAAGGATAGCGAATAAATATAACTTATGGTTTGTCGAAGATTCTTGCGATGCTTTAGGTTCAAAGTATAATAATAAAATGACCGGATCGTTTTCTGATATAGCTACTTTTAGTTTTTATCCTTCTCATCAGATTACTACCGGAGAAGGAGGGGCTGTTATTACAAACAACCCTGTATTAAAAAAGGCATTATTATCTTTGCGCGATTGGGGAAGGGACTGTTGGTGCGATACCGGTAAAGATGGCACTTGTAAAAAAAGGTTTTCTCTTAAGATGGGCAGGCTGCCTTTTGGCTATGATCACAAGTATATATATTCACATATCGGGTACAATATGAAAATTACTGACATGCAGGCGGCTGTGGGCTTGGCGCAGCTTGAGAAGTTGAATGATTTTATTATTAGGCGCAGGAATAATTTTAATCGGTTGTTCGCGTTTTTTAAGAAATACGAAGATTGTTTTATTTTGCCTAAGGCACAGGCCTGTTCTTTGCCGAGTTGGTTTGGTTTTCCTCTGTTAGTAAGGCAAGAGGCAGGTTTTAATCGTGATGCAATGGTAAAGTTCTTGGAAGACAGGCTTATTTCTACGCGGATGCTTTTTTGCGGGAATATCCTGCGCCAACCAGCTTACCAGAATATTAAACATAGACTGGCGGGGAATCTTGAGAATACGGATATAGCAATGAATAATTTGTTTTGGATAGGCGTGTATCCCGGGATAAATGAGAAAATGCTGGATTATATTAAGCGCTGTTTTATTGATTTCATTGCACAAACCAAGGGGAGAGAATGA
- a CDS encoding glycosyltransferase 87 family protein, which yields MNKKEKISLLSLIVLLGFSIAVFYHYFFGTYLGNGYPVNTFLFRPRDCFSDFTSMFFSMADYNPYLGMPPTSTQTMLPFLFAIEYIFIILKPFFSFLIFLFSFLAIFAYIVHKNIKMGEKASDFMNMFVICFLSYPFLLSVDRLNIEVLCLFALYFSISSYANNKFWFSAVLLGLAISMKPFPAVFILLFLSDKKYRQVLLILGMVFVLNFVALASFKGAIGANWERFVFNLGLYKQAYVIGNEGLYFGHSLFGFLKTILVIAQKRFQLPYFVSPYMAFSLVCAGFIALYVLIVEKTFWKKILLLVCCMELFPYVSGDYRLMYFYIPLLFFINAPGNKLFDRAFIILFALLLIPKNYWRYALEPELSLSVLVNPIIIVSLLILSIVSSVKKQKEAAEA from the coding sequence ATGAACAAAAAAGAGAAGATAAGTTTACTTTCTTTAATAGTATTGTTGGGTTTTTCTATCGCTGTTTTCTATCATTATTTCTTTGGCACCTATCTGGGCAATGGATATCCGGTGAATACTTTTCTTTTCCGTCCCCGGGATTGCTTTAGTGATTTCACCAGCATGTTTTTTTCCATGGCGGATTATAATCCATATCTTGGAATGCCGCCCACGAGCACTCAAACCATGCTACCGTTCCTTTTTGCCATAGAGTATATATTTATAATCTTAAAGCCGTTCTTCTCATTTCTTATATTTTTGTTTTCTTTCTTGGCCATTTTTGCTTATATTGTGCACAAGAACATTAAAATGGGGGAGAAGGCAAGTGATTTTATGAACATGTTTGTAATCTGTTTTTTATCATATCCTTTTCTTTTGTCCGTAGATAGACTTAATATAGAGGTACTTTGCCTATTTGCTCTTTACTTTAGTATCTCTTCCTATGCTAATAATAAGTTTTGGTTTAGCGCAGTGTTGTTAGGTTTGGCTATAAGCATGAAGCCGTTTCCGGCAGTATTCATACTTCTTTTTCTCTCGGATAAGAAATACAGGCAGGTTTTGTTGATTTTAGGGATGGTTTTTGTGCTTAATTTTGTTGCTTTGGCTTCTTTTAAGGGGGCCATAGGGGCTAATTGGGAGCGTTTCGTGTTTAATCTTGGTCTTTATAAACAGGCCTATGTTATTGGTAATGAAGGCTTGTATTTTGGGCATAGCTTATTTGGTTTTTTAAAGACGATCTTAGTTATCGCGCAAAAGCGTTTTCAGCTTCCGTATTTTGTAAGCCCTTATATGGCGTTTTCTCTGGTCTGCGCTGGGTTTATTGCTTTGTATGTTTTGATTGTTGAGAAAACATTTTGGAAGAAGATATTACTGTTAGTTTGCTGTATGGAGTTGTTCCCGTATGTTTCCGGGGATTACCGGCTTATGTATTTCTATATTCCACTTTTGTTCTTTATTAACGCCCCGGGCAATAAGCTTTTTGACAGGGCATTTATAATTCTTTTTGCTTTATTATTGATACCCAAAAATTACTGGCGTTATGCTTTAGAGCCGGAATTAAGCCTTTCGGTGCTTGTTAACCCAATAATTATTGTTTCGCTCTTAATTTTAAGCATAGTTTCTTCAGTTAAGAAACAAAAAGAGGCGGCCGAAGCATGA
- a CDS encoding FkbM family methyltransferase — MQPRKELLDILGEDVTSVISRRKNAFSLLSKGKKGIVLFGAGNLGKKVSRVLRTLKEKPICFSDSDPNLWGKRINGLDVFSPRQCADKYGKDAVFIVTIFNGSHKFADTRKLLFSLGCKCVVHSVGLFWRHPEYFLPYYYVDLPEKIIKDRDEVLACFDLLADEQSRREFLKQIYYHLHLRLEGLTSPRGSSYFSKSIVSFLGNEIFADCGAFDGDTIRDFLQQRRKSFNKIIAIEPDRISFGKLKAYVCSLSGDLKQKIALYNCALGEHRGRFSFNCTGTTSSALGGSKNKVKCLSLRDLLKIEGVAASYVKMDIEGQEKNQLLSIKGIISRFCPVLAVCLDHNQEDIYKIPLLVKSLNSDYLFFLRRHEQECFQTVLYAVPKNRLKGRIA, encoded by the coding sequence ATGCAGCCAAGAAAAGAGCTTTTGGATATATTGGGCGAGGATGTAACAAGTGTTATTTCGCGCAGAAAGAATGCATTTAGCTTGTTATCCAAAGGCAAAAAGGGGATTGTCCTTTTTGGCGCTGGTAATTTAGGAAAGAAAGTTTCGCGTGTTTTGCGCACTCTCAAAGAAAAACCTATTTGTTTTTCGGATTCAGACCCTAATCTTTGGGGGAAGCGTATAAACGGCCTAGATGTATTTTCACCGCGGCAGTGCGCAGACAAATACGGTAAAGACGCTGTTTTTATTGTAACCATTTTTAATGGCTCACATAAGTTTGCTGACACAAGAAAGTTGTTGTTTTCTTTAGGGTGTAAGTGCGTTGTTCATTCGGTAGGTTTATTCTGGAGGCATCCGGAATACTTTTTACCGTATTATTATGTAGATTTGCCGGAAAAGATTATTAAGGATAGAGATGAGGTGCTTGCTTGTTTTGATCTTTTGGCTGATGAGCAATCACGCCGGGAATTCTTAAAGCAGATATATTATCATTTGCATCTTAGGCTTGAAGGATTAACAAGCCCCAGGGGCAGTTCTTATTTCTCTAAAAGCATTGTATCTTTCTTGGGAAATGAAATATTTGCTGATTGCGGGGCTTTTGATGGGGATACGATAAGGGATTTTCTGCAGCAGCGAAGGAAAAGCTTTAATAAGATTATTGCTATAGAGCCGGATAGAATAAGTTTTGGTAAATTAAAAGCCTATGTGTGTTCTTTATCCGGGGATTTAAAGCAAAAAATTGCGCTTTATAATTGCGCATTAGGTGAACATAGAGGAAGATTTTCTTTTAATTGCACTGGGACAACTTCTTCAGCTTTGGGAGGATCTAAGAATAAAGTCAAGTGTCTGTCTTTAAGAGATCTATTAAAAATAGAGGGCGTAGCTGCTTCTTATGTTAAAATGGATATTGAGGGCCAGGAGAAGAACCAGTTGCTGTCTATTAAGGGCATTATTTCTAGATTTTGCCCTGTTTTAGCTGTATGCTTGGACCATAACCAAGAGGATATATATAAGATTCCGCTTTTGGTTAAATCTTTAAATAGTGATTATTTATTTTTCTTAAGGCGCCATGAACAGGAATGTTTCCAAACTGTTCTCTATGCTGTGCCTAAAAATCGCCTGAAGGGGAGAATAGCATGA
- a CDS encoding N-acetylneuraminate synthase family protein, translating into MNRDIFEDLFVLEIANNHWGSLERGLKIITDYGRLVRFNNVRAAIKLQFRNVNSFIHKDFLKRTDIRYIKKTIDTQMSKENFEELVKAIRKQSCITMATPFDEASVDLCIELGIQIIKLASSDINDWVLIEKIAKTRKPVFVSTGGTTLKDLDDLVIFFENRNIPLAINHCVSIYPTMAREMELNQIDFLKNRYPKHIIGFSTHEANKTLEASMLIAYAKGARTFERHIDIDDGREVSEYCSLPEHVDAWFKSFHAAKELCGGSGASSRVHSEKEIKYLDALVRGVYAKHDLKEGHALSEEDIYLAIPLQKAQISCRELMSGEVLLKSCKKDQPITIDMIDSPYANNEELKQVIYNRGI; encoded by the coding sequence ATGAATAGGGACATATTTGAAGATTTATTTGTTTTAGAGATCGCCAATAACCATTGGGGTAGTTTAGAGCGGGGTTTAAAAATAATTACTGATTATGGCAGGTTAGTGCGTTTTAATAACGTAAGGGCTGCGATAAAATTGCAGTTTAGGAATGTTAATTCATTTATCCATAAAGATTTTCTGAAAAGAACAGATATCCGTTATATTAAAAAGACCATAGACACGCAAATGTCCAAAGAAAATTTTGAAGAGCTTGTTAAGGCCATACGTAAACAAAGTTGTATTACTATGGCTACTCCCTTTGATGAGGCGTCAGTTGATTTATGTATAGAATTAGGCATTCAGATAATAAAGCTAGCCAGCTCAGATATCAATGATTGGGTTTTGATTGAAAAGATTGCAAAAACACGCAAACCCGTATTTGTTTCAACTGGCGGGACTACCCTTAAGGACCTGGATGATCTTGTAATTTTCTTTGAGAATAGGAATATTCCTTTGGCAATTAATCATTGTGTATCTATTTATCCTACTATGGCCAGAGAAATGGAATTAAATCAGATAGATTTCTTAAAGAATAGGTATCCTAAGCATATAATCGGGTTTTCTACCCATGAAGCCAATAAAACTTTAGAGGCCTCAATGTTAATTGCCTATGCTAAAGGCGCGCGTACTTTTGAGCGCCATATCGACATTGATGATGGCAGAGAAGTTTCGGAATATTGTTCTTTACCAGAACATGTCGATGCCTGGTTTAAGAGTTTTCATGCTGCAAAAGAACTCTGTGGCGGAAGTGGGGCCTCAAGCAGGGTGCATTCTGAGAAAGAAATTAAGTATCTGGATGCCTTGGTGCGGGGAGTATATGCCAAACATGATTTAAAAGAAGGGCATGCCCTGTCCGAAGAGGATATATATCTGGCAATTCCTCTGCAGAAAGCGCAGATCTCTTGCCGCGAGCTTATGTCAGGAGAAGTTTTACTTAAATCTTGCAAGAAAGATCAGCCTATTACTATTGATATGATTGATTCTCCCTATGCTAATAATGAAGAATTAAAGCAGGTTATTTACAATCGTGGAATTTAA
- a CDS encoding NAD(P)-dependent oxidoreductase, translating to MKIFLTGASGFIGRNIKESFLASKYKLVCPTHAQLDLLDQDSVDAFFRRHKYFDAVIHAAVRPGHRNAKDPSGELYHNTRMFFNLVRHKDSYGKIIVLSSGLVYDQRYYLPKMKEDYFGAHIPTDEGGLSKYIIAKYVEKMTNAVELRVFGIFGKYEDYAIRFISNAICKAVCVKAVTIKQNRKFDYIFVDDFMPILDYFINHKAKYKAYNITPYKSIELRELAKKVIRVSGKKLPIKIAKPGIDKEYSGDNKRITEEIKDISFTSIDKAISMLYDWYLSHCCNINNKALCFDK from the coding sequence ATGAAGATTTTTTTAACCGGAGCAAGCGGTTTTATCGGTAGGAATATAAAAGAATCATTTTTAGCTTCTAAATATAAGCTTGTTTGCCCCACGCATGCGCAATTAGACCTTTTGGACCAGGATAGTGTTGACGCGTTTTTTAGAAGGCATAAATATTTTGATGCTGTAATCCATGCCGCGGTCAGGCCTGGGCATAGAAACGCCAAAGACCCTTCTGGAGAGCTTTATCATAATACAAGGATGTTTTTCAATTTGGTGCGCCACAAGGATTCTTACGGCAAAATAATTGTTTTAAGCTCTGGGCTGGTTTATGACCAGAGGTATTATTTGCCTAAAATGAAGGAAGACTATTTTGGCGCGCATATCCCAACAGATGAAGGCGGCTTATCCAAATACATTATTGCTAAATATGTCGAGAAGATGACGAATGCTGTGGAGCTGCGCGTATTTGGCATATTTGGCAAATATGAAGATTACGCTATACGCTTTATTTCTAATGCTATTTGTAAGGCTGTATGCGTAAAGGCTGTTACCATTAAGCAAAATCGTAAATTTGACTATATTTTTGTGGATGACTTTATGCCGATATTAGATTATTTTATTAATCATAAAGCCAAGTATAAGGCCTATAATATTACGCCTTATAAGTCTATAGAGCTGCGTGAACTGGCTAAGAAAGTTATTAGGGTGTCTGGCAAAAAGCTGCCTATAAAAATAGCAAAGCCTGGAATAGACAAAGAATATAGCGGGGATAATAAACGCATCACTGAAGAAATAAAAGATATAAGCTTTACTTCTATAGATAAAGCTATTTCGATGTTGTATGATTGGTATTTGAGCCATTGCTGTAATATAAACAACAAGGCTTTATGTTTTGATAAATAG